A window of Miscanthus floridulus cultivar M001 chromosome 12, ASM1932011v1, whole genome shotgun sequence genomic DNA:
CGAACCAGCCTGGGGTGCAGTTCTACACGGGCAACTTCCTCCTGGACGTCGTGGGGAAGGGCGGCAAGGTGTACGGGCAGTACGGCGCGCTGTGCCTGGAGACGCAGGGGTTCCCGGACGCCGTGAACCACCCGGACTTTCCCTCCCAGATCGTCAGGCCGGGGCAGGTGTACAAGCACGACATGGTGTTCAAGTTCTCCTTCTAGCTAGCAGCCACAATAATGTCCATCAGTTTCGCAAAAGCTCCTCATCGACAACAACAAGGCTCAGAAGGTGACTGCCACCAGCTGGGTCCTGGGACTGGATCACTGGACACACAAGAATATACTACATGATTCGGAGCCAATTTGCGAACCGTAATGTTTGTCGCCAAGATTATGTACTAACCAATCCAATCGAGTCATGCACAATCTGAAATCAAATTCACGAATCATTTTGCTAGTTCTGTTTATACTATGAACCAAAgtgcttttttttttgcatggACCGTGCTACATAAGAAAAATCCTCACGGCAAACAATTTAATGAAGCGTGGATGGCCAAACGACCCTGAATGCAAGTTATGTGGAAGCGATCATGAAACACCACGTTCACTAAAACAGCATGGAAGGATATCAAGCAATGGTTCAATTGATCAGTGCTTAACACGGTTGATACAAATGGATCGCTTAATTCATACTACTGGTGGAAGTGCAGGAGGAGTGGACAAAACCCAGAGACGAGATTTGTATGGGATCTTAATCTTTTACTTTTTGGTGGAATATTTGAAAGGAAAAGAATAGGCAAACCTTCCAGCACAAAACCTTAACTCCAAGACAAGTTGCATTTTTGTGCAAGTATGATATTCTCTagtagaagggcgggcctggtctaagtggtagagtcttactgcctgtgaccgaaaggtctcggattcgagtcgtggtctcctcgcattgcacaggcgaaggtaaggcttgccattgacacccTTGCtcagaccccgcatagagcgagaactctctgcactgggtatgctCTTTTATGATATTCTCCAGTACCGCACGGCCACGGCCACCGTGCAAAATCTAGCAATATCGCAGTTGTCCGTTAGTTGCGGTGAGTCACAGTAGTTACTGGACAGTTAGCGAGCCCCCTCTTGTGTTGGTGTTTCTAAGTcggttttttagttttttttccaACTTTGTTGCTCTTTTCTCCCCCAATGGAGGCTCAACTGTCCAGCTGTAAATACTTTGTAAAGCTCTTGCCTTTTCTTTTTATCGTCTAATAAAATCTACAACAAAGCTTTTGTCATCCTTtctaaaaaatataataaaagagCAATACATTTGAAGAATATTGTACCCACACAACGGCTACTTACCCACCATATATTTTGGAATTGCGTGACTCAATTTAAATCAATTTAGAGTTATTTGGGGCGGATGGCAATATGACAGAGCCACGTGGGTCTAAACCACAAAAATGTAGGGTTTACACATGTGTGCTACTATAAAAGAGAGACATTTGGAAAATGCTATCCACCCAAAGGTTACTCACCCACCTTATATTTGGACTTAAGATGGCTAAATCTGGATCAATTAGAGGGCCACAGTCCCATAAGGTGCAAAAGACAAACTTAAGGGGTTACACATATTCACTACTATAAAAGAGAGAGACATTTGAAAGTAGTAACCACCCAAAAGCTACTTATCCATCCTTTATATGGACTCTCAGATGACTCAACTTAAATCAATCTAGACATCTGAAGAATGGAAAACCACACAAAGGGTACTTACCCATCCTGTATCTGCACCCTTGGGTGACTAAACCTAAATCAATCTATATCTAAATCAATTAGGGGGCCACAACCTCACAAGGGTGAAAAAGACAAACTTAAGGGGTTCCACTATAAAAGAGTGAGACATTTGGAATATAGTAACCACCCAAGGGCTACTTATCCATCCTATACTTGGATTCTTGGATGACTCAACCTAAATCAATACAAACATTTGGAGAATGCACTCGACCTAAAGGTATATGAACCCTTGGGTTACTAAACCTAAATCAATCTAGACATTTCTACTTACCCGCTCTATGTTTGGCCCTAGGATGTCTTAGTATAAATCAACTTAGAGGTTATCTAAACCGGACACTATAAGGGTCTAAACAACGTAAATGTAAGGGACTACGCATGTCTGCAACCATAAAAGAGATATTTAGAAAATACTACTATCTACCTAGTGGCTACCTACCTACTCTATATGTGGACCTTATTAGATGACTCAACCTAGAGGTTATGTGAAATGTTTCACCATCATACAGAGTGCCACAAGGATGTAGATGGTACATATGTCAAAGGTTACACCTATTTGTCACCGAAAACTCCCTCGTGTTGTTATTTTTCAGCACGAGGCTGAGATTTTTGTTTCCCTTCCCTCGTCGCTTCCTTTTTCGTTTGTATCGTTCAGAAAAACAATGTATTTTCTAGATAAATATTTTTTGCATAGTAAAAATTTCTAGCTCTGCCACTTGTCCTTATGCATGCATTTTGTGTGCTCAGATTGCACGAATGAAATATATGTGACTCTATAAAACGTACAGCAGTAGTTAAAATCAATGCTTGTGTTACACAGAAGTCGTCCAGTTGagagattttgttttttttttggtacTTTTGTTGCGTCTTTCTAGGTAGCTTTTCCCCGATGACCGGTCCAAGCTGCACACGTCGAAATTAACCGACGACCGCGCCGCTTTCACCGGTGGCCCGTTGCTGGCCTCGCCGCCCGCATCGCCGCCGTGCCAGTGCCACATTTCTACCGCGGCTCAAAGTCACCGATGGATCGATGGTCACGGGACGAGGATGAAACTCGTAGGGAAGGGACACAACCTGCAGCGTGCGCGTGCATGATGGCCCATTTGACTAGCTACTACAGTACCACACATCCGGAGAGGAACGAAACGACCGCTTCATCAAGCCCGTCCAAACCATCGGCATCGCCCAACTGATAGCCGCCTATATTAGGCGACCGGTGTCCATCACTTGCGGCAGAGCTCGGCAGCCGCATGCCTGCAACTGCAACTCCTCCCCTCTCCTCCTCCCCAGTCCCCAGTGTGCTCCCGTGCTTCCGCTAGCCATCGCTGGCCGCCAATGGCGAGGCGTGAGCAGTTCCTcgcgctgctgctgtgcctcgcGGCCTGCGCGCTGGCCACCGGCCCCGCTGACGCGACGAGGAAGACGGTCGGGGTGTACGAGCTCAAGAAAGGGGATTTCTCCGTCAGGCTCACCAACTGGGGCGCCAGAGTCATGTCCGTCGTCCTCCCAGACTGCGAAGGTACCTTACCTTACCTGCAGTGCTCATGCTTCATGTCTCCTCTTCACCCCCCTTGTTTCCTTCCTTTGGTACCAAGCTTGATGATTTCAGGCGTGTCTTTCTGCAGGGAATTTGGCTGATGTCGTCCTTGGCAGAGACACCATCGCTGAATACGTCGTAAGCTCGCCAAAAACCACTCTGAATGTTCCTTTTCTTTTATCTTTGTATGCACTGTTCTTCCATCTTTCTTCAGCAGTATGCCCTGCATCTGCATTTGCCGTCCGTTCGTTGAGCATGAACAGATATGGGCGAGAACAATGCACGGTGCAGGCACACAAACTTATTGTAGAGTGGCGTGCACGGTGCAGGCACACAACCTGTCTGTTCAAGCTGCAGTCCAATAAGTTTACTACATCTAGTAAATGCCAAAAGTTGATCCTTAATCAGCATGACCTAATGCACTATTAAACATAAGCACCCACCCAATAAGGTTGTCCTCAAGCGAGATTCAATAACTCAAATAGTACCATCGATTTGTCATCTGCTTTGTAGTACCACTAGTACTTTTCTTTCCCTGAACGGCTGAAACACGAGAATACAGCATGTTTAAGACAATCTACTTGCACGTCATGCTCGCTTGTTCATGCAACGGAGTACTACAATATATATTTAAGACATCAAGATGTTAATGTAAGGAAAACGTGATGAATCATGAAGAACCGACAGTTGACAGATAATCTGTAGCTATTCTCCGCTTTAGGTTCAGTTTGGATGTTATGGTTTTTCAGAAACTGTAGTATCAATAATGAACTTTAGTTTTGAAACAAGAAATACATGAagccataattttttttaaaaaaagagagagagttaGAGTAAAGTTTCTAAAGCTCCAAAAAAGACTAGAGTTTTAGCTACCATGGTTTTCAAAACTGTAAAAAAATCATTGCATTCAAACACATTATAGTTTTCAAAACCAAAGTATTTTACAAAACCATGACCTTTTTTTAAACAATAAAATACTTTGTATCCAAACAGGCTAGTTCACACAAAACCTCTGCATTATATGCAATTATTGTAGTCCCTTTCCTGAGGTCATGCTGGTCAAATAAAGTTGCATCACTCAAGGAGAACTTTCCAAGAACAAGATAATCCTTCGCCACCAACCAAATTTCATACTGGTCAAATAAAGTTGCATCTCATCAAGCTTTAAGCTGCCTGAAAGTGACATGTTTGCTGTATTTTTTCTTCTGTGTTATATCCAATATCCTCATTTCTAGTTTATCTCTGCAACTTGCTCTGTTCAACCAGAATGATACCGAGTACTTCGGGCCGATAACGGGCCGCATAGCACAGAGAGTTGCCCGGGGCCGGTTCGTCCTCGACGGCAAGGTCTACCACATGCACAGGAACGACGGCAGGAACACCATTCACGGTACATCCAAATAGAGCCCATGATTGATCCTGTACATTAGTACATACTACACCGCGTTTAATCGATTCTTTCAGATGCTTATGCACATCAGTATACGTTCTTGTTGTTCATCAGGTGGTGACAGAGGGTTCAGCAGAAGCATTTGGACGGTGAAGGAGTACGTAGGCGGCGGCGAGTCACCCTACATCACCTTCTACTACCGCAGCTTCGACGGAGAGCAAGGGTTACCGGGGAATGTGGACGCGTACGTGACGTACCGTATGTCGGGGCCGTACACTCTGGGGGTACACATGAACGCGACGGCGCTGGACAAGGCGACGCCGGTGAACTTCCTGCTGCACGTGTACTGGAACCTGGGCGGGGAGGGCAGCGGCCGCGACGTGCTGGGCCACACGCTCCGGCTGCACGCGTCGCGGTACGCCGTGCTGGACGACGAGCTGCTCCCTTCGTCGGGGCGCATCGAGCCCGTGGCCGGCACGCCGCTGGACTTCCGGACGCCCACGCCGATCGGGTCCCGCATCCGCCAGGTCGTCGTCATGGGCGGCCGCGCCGTCGGGTACGACGCCAACTACATCATCGACGGCGGCGGGGAAGGGACGATGCGGCCCGTGGCGCAGGTCCGGGACGCCGCGTCCGGCAGGGCGCTGGAGCTGTGGGCGAACCAGCCGACCATGCAGCTCTACACGGGGAACTTCCTCAACCACACCGCGGGCAAGGGCGGCAAGGTGTACGACAGGTACGCTGGGTTCTGCCTGGAGACGATGGGGTACGTGGACGCCGTGAACCACCCCGAGTTCCCGTCGCAGACACTCAGGCCCGGCCAGGTGTACAAGCACGATATGGTCTACAAGTTCTCCTTCTAGGTGATGATGATTACGACGACGTTTGGTGAACTGTGCACAGGCACGATGTAGAAACAGTTCACCATTGGTATGTGGAGGGCAATCAATAATCTTTGGATAACAAGAGATGAcatctcttttttttctctctcttcggtGTTTTCAAAGAGATGAGTAGCCGAATTCGTGCTTTCAGCATCAACGATGGATGGATGGCCTTTCTTCTCGGTAAGAGTTGACAAATCAGATTTTCCATGAGTCCTCAGAGAGAGGAGATTAGAAAAGACAAGCAGAATGtaaataaataaatctataaacaACTACAACACGGCACCAACAAATTTAgctagagaaaaaaaaaagattgagGTTGGCCATACATAATGGTGTAGTATGTATTTATAGCTAACTTGTTATATAGGTGTGCTACTAGATTGGACGTAGATGATGTGGTAATAATATACAACCAACAACTTTCACTATGCTCTTAGCTAGGCTTATTCCCTTGCACATTAGGGTGATATCAAATTACATAGCTTTCTAATTAAGGAGTGCCCTTCATTAAGAAATAAAAGCCTGGGTAAGTATTACACATCCTAAAAAAACAATTTTCTTTAGTCCTAATTAAGATGTGTAAGATAAAGAAATGGAAGGAGCACCAACTTAGAGTCATGATACTATATATTGGATGCGCTATAACAATTTATATGACAATACTTTACATGATAAAATGCATTGGAAGTACTTACAAACTCATGATAAGATTCTTTTttagtgggtgggtgggtggggttgGAGAGGGGAGCGTTTGTGGAGGTCGGGAGGAATGTGGTTCAATAAGAATTTGTGTCCTCCCTAGACCTGGGCAATAGAAGAGTGGTGGTACTAGTGAGACAAGGGTCACTTGCTAGAGACGAGGTATGGTAGGTGGCCTGTTACATGGTTGGGTAACGATGGCATAGTTGGAAATGGGTTGCTGGAAACGAAGCTGAATCCAAGTATGTACTATAAACCAACAAGTCATTCACATGCTAGCTGACCAAATTTCAGCTATATTGAACCACATTTCACTTCTCATACCAATTTTGTATCATATTTATGCACTAGTGAATTTGTTGATAACAAAACTATCAAACTCCCACTCAAATACAACACTCTACAAACCAAATCATCTATGAACCATGCAAATCAGTGAATCATGAGTTTGGTGACAGATCAATAATAACCTCGCCAAGTTCGCTGAAAAAACAATATTGTTTATAACTCTAATCACAAGCTTAATTTGGACTGGTATATACATTGATGTACAAAAAGAAGCTTCCTCTTACCTTCGTCCCTTATATCTTCTCTTTTGTTTGTTGTTCTTTCTTTTAAAAACATGGTATACACATGATTGATCACATATACATACACTCACCCAATACTGCACATACACCCCACCCTCATGAATTCCTATGGGCGACTTATAAACCAATAAATCTTGAGATCCAAGAAGCCACTATAGTAGCATCTCTATCGATGGGATGTTGCCTGTAATAGAATGGAAAAGCCACACTAATGAGACATACATAGAATCAAACATATGGTTTGATACATCATGGATAGAAGATACACCCACCTCTAGTTACTATCTAAGTTATTGCACTGTTTGGTTCTTCTATCCTTTATTGTTGACTTGTTTTTCCATTCGGTTATTGTGCTATGCAGCTCCTGGCTACCATGCCTATTGCGCGCTACGCTTTCTCTCAGTCAATCAACATAAATAAGGTATAAGAGAGAAGGGCTTGCTCTAATATTAATGTCCGTTGTCCATCACAATGGTAATCCTCACTCACATGCATCATGTTATGTTCGGCACCTAAGCTAAATTGTTCTTGGTAAGTATGgacatttggcacaaactgttCCACCAACTCATGCTCTTGCATTGGCTAGTAATTTTAAGGGGCATAAATGTCAAAAGTTCGTGGATAAATTTGGGGCCTACACACGTCTAATCAAAGTTGATTATAGTTTTTTTCTAATTTGTTTGTATTCTAACACAATGCTCATATAGATACCTTGTATTCTTTATCTAGTTGGAATATACATTAGTTCTAATTACtctatatgtttttttttcatcCTATTGTAAGGAAAACCGACACTTTGCCATTTTCTAGTGTGGTTTTGGTGATTGCAATGGCAGCATGGGCAATAGGACTAACATGTGTTAGACAGACTCATTTAGGTCCTATGAATGCAAGAAAACAAGTGGTGTGAAGTCTCAAGAAGGAAcaccaaataaataaataaataaataaacaaaagcaAATGACCTAGTCAGAGGGCCTGCATGTCTTGAAAAAGATAACATTGGAGAATCTACATATGTGTGTAGTTAACACAGTGGCTGAGAGCACTATGCATTTACAAGGACCGAATGATCTAATAACGGATAATAAGAGTTCAACGAGACATTCTAGCAACCAAAAGAAGGGCATCGCCAGATAAATAACATGAGCATAGGAGGAACGCTAGTTCTGGGAGCTACACAAATCACACAATCTGTAGAGAAAATACACACATCGAACCATTCGGACAGTGTTTTTTACCATCATTTTGCAAACGTGTATTTGAGGTGGATCTGTTATATATACTTGGTTCCATTGGCCACCTAAAGTGTGTTGCAGTGCCTTGAAGCGATGGAAAGTCACAGCAAGTGTTGGAACAATCCATTCCTCGTATGAGAATAATTTAGGGTCCGTTTGGATTCTTGGAATTGAATTTATTCTAaaaattataatttagacataaattaattaagctaatatagttatatatggaatatatttgtatatttattgttagacaTATAAGGaacatacttatatgttgcatttctatggTAGGAAAGTGAGTTGAAGAACGTGCTATAAGTTGTAGAGTAGAATTATAGCacagttgaaaggatcaagatgcccaagagggggggtgaattgggctaattcgaaattctcttgcaataaacaaatcctacggatagcccaattaaccccttgtgcctagaaaagtatttctatcaaactaatgcacaacgaactcaccacctatgttccaaccttactcaagcaagcaattctatggatgtaaaacaagtattgaattgcttaaagtaaatactcaaggtaagtgctcaaagtaaatagggagagaaaggaacgcggcgatgttttgccgaggtatcgaagagtcgccactctccactagtcctcgttggagcacccgcgcaagggtgtagctcccccttgatccgcgcaaggatcaagtgctctttacgggttgattcttcgacactccgtcgcggcgaatcacccaaagccgctcacaactttgagttgggtcacccacaagctccgccgggtgaacaccaaactcccaatcaccaccaagccgtctaggtgatggcgatcaccaagagtaacaagcacgaactctcacttgaccacgcgaagcctaatgagacgatggatgcacactttgctactcttgatttgctagtgaggctactctcttggattctcaaatcacaaacacctcactaggaacttgctcttcttggcactcacaaacgtgtttctcagctgttgaaatgagcaaaagttgctccactcacgagtggagcttctatttataaggcagcctgaaaaactatccgttatgagcttctgcggggtgaccggacgctccggtcgtgatgaccggacgctccggtcagttctacccgcgaaccagtatttaaagagtcgaccggacgctggcagggtccggtcagcactgaccggacgcgtccggtcgcataaaacccttactggaaccttactggactcgaccggacgctgaaccctcagggtccggtcgcactgaccggacgcgtccggtcacacttttccaagtctggacccttactggagtcgaccggacgctagctctcagcgtccggtcacacgaccctccagcgtccggtcacaacagacttaaccacctcagtcaaacgaactgaccggaccctgcggccagcgtccggtcgcaccggagccagcgtccggtcagtgtttgaccctccattcactttcaactctcgatcatatgtgaatgaagtttgctccaaaggatcttaggcattcataggagctacctagagctagttttaacaagtgtgcaccacacctaactcactagactcaactaggtcaagctactcgttcataccccccttcatagtacggccaaaggaaaaacaaagtcctaaactactctaagtgtctctccagctccaatcgacacttagaactagttatccttaaccttgtcgtccatcctttgaaaaccgaaacgatttccatcgtaggggcatgacaacctcgattgcccaatcgatctccattaccatgacctaacttaattgcctctgcaaaacacacgttagtcatagtaatcttgtattgacattaatcaccgaaatccaactaggggcctagatgctttcaatctccccctttttggtgattgatgacaataccacctcgagtatgttatggagtgaggtttttgacgggcttggttcatataagcttttgtcagtaagaataaaagagttagtcaagcttatatgacccaagccaacacaatgtactcaaaggatatgaattaagcatgagtactaataataaagctcatttgcttcgaagtataaacgcggaagcaaacgcaaatgagcattacacaagtgatatgacatatagataatgcaaagtagaaatcacacatgtcaaatatcacaaccacgtagataacactatcacatatatatagtagtatgcatgaaagtaaacacacaaatgcataagtaatagtgtatcacacaaataaaactccaaatgtatataataatctaatactagataactagctccccctaaagctcactccccctgagtctacatacccaaaaccctctccccctttggcgtcaaacaccaaaacctaagggtcggtcggcggggctgcagcggacgagtcgggcgctgaagtacgtggagcaagatggaactgggcgccatcatcatctgatcctgagctctgaactgactgaccctctgaagcaggaagtgtcgctgaagcggtctgggtctgagctggggctggtgctgcctgtgacgctgcaagtaagtctgtcgtaggatctgacgaggcgacagacgaggggagcctctgagtggtcatgatagctggagctgctgtagacggaccggcagtatgcatgtgaggcggagtaggcatgccggtcaactcgctgaatgatgctccaagactcctggagactgacgactcaggcacaaacagcgaggaagactgctctggtgtaaagcccgtctgaaagggcgtgaactgcggggcaacacccggtgaggctaaccactgggacacctgtactggaggtgacgtgaactgaactggaggctgtccctgactctgaagcccgatgggctgtactgctggagtcgtcgaagtggtaggaggctgtgcaagctggggcgaaggctgtggcattgggaccccaatagctgtcactacatgctgcatgaatcccatgagctgctgctgcattagtagctgctggtgctgaaggagctgctgctgtcgctggaactcgtcctgacgagcctgaaactgtgcgaagttggcagctgtctcctgtgcctgtcgtgtctgatcctgctgcatccgctcaagaatagcaat
This region includes:
- the LOC136497182 gene encoding uncharacterized protein, which gives rise to MARREQFLALLLCLAACALATGPADATRKTVGVYELKKGDFSVRLTNWGARVMSVVLPDCEGNLADVVLGRDTIAEYVNDTEYFGPITGRIAQRVARGRFVLDGKVYHMHRNDGRNTIHGGDRGFSRSIWTVKEYVGGGESPYITFYYRSFDGEQGLPGNVDAYVTYRMSGPYTLGVHMNATALDKATPVNFLLHVYWNLGGEGSGRDVLGHTLRLHASRYAVLDDELLPSSGRIEPVAGTPLDFRTPTPIGSRIRQVVVMGGRAVGYDANYIIDGGGEGTMRPVAQVRDAASGRALELWANQPTMQLYTGNFLNHTAGKGGKVYDRYAGFCLETMGYVDAVNHPEFPSQTLRPGQVYKHDMVYKFSF